A genomic window from Etheostoma spectabile isolate EspeVRDwgs_2016 chromosome 13, UIUC_Espe_1.0, whole genome shotgun sequence includes:
- the hmgn1b gene encoding non-histone chromosomal protein HMG-like, with protein sequence MPKRSKSGEESAPKRRSVRLSDKPATAKAEAKPKPKKAPAKPKKAKEVEKAKPEEKAPEAPAENGEAKAEEEAPATDAAEEKDEAAE encoded by the exons aTGCCTAAAAGGAGCAAA TCAGGAGAAGAATCAGCG CCCAAGAGGAGATCTGTAAGGTTAAGCGAC AAACCTGCAACTGCAAAGGCAGAGGCCAAACCTAAGCCAAAG AAGGCACCTGCTAAGCCTAAGAAAGCAAAGGAGGTGGAGAAGGCCAAGCCTGAGGAGAAAGCACCAGAGGCCCCCGCTGAGAATGGCGAAGCCAAAGCTGAGGAAGAG GCACCAGCTACAGACGCAGCTGAAGAAAAAGATGAGGCAGCAGAATAA